One genomic region from Microcystis panniformis FACHB-1757 encodes:
- the ahr gene encoding NADPH-dependent aldehyde reductase Ahr has product MIRAYAAREKGGKLEPFDYDPGILADEDVEIAVEYCGICHSDLSMLDNDWGLTTYPFVPGHEVVGTIAALGAKVKELKLGQRVGLGWFSRSCSICETCMSGDQNLCATAEGTIVGRHGGFAERVRAHHSWLVPLPDQLDAAKAGPLFCGGITVFNPIVQFDIKPTDRVGVIGIGGLGHIALKFLKAWGCEVTAFSSSPDKETEAKELGATHFINSRDPEALQSVQNYFDFIISTVNVNLDWGLYIACLRPKGRLHIVGAVLEPMATYAFPLIMGQKSISGSPLGSPSTINKMIEFASRHGIEPVTETYPISQVNEAMEKLRTGQPKYRLVLQIK; this is encoded by the coding sequence ATGATTAGAGCCTATGCTGCCCGAGAAAAAGGGGGAAAACTAGAGCCTTTTGACTACGATCCGGGTATATTAGCGGATGAAGATGTAGAAATCGCGGTGGAATATTGCGGCATCTGCCACAGTGACCTAAGTATGCTCGATAACGATTGGGGACTGACCACCTATCCCTTTGTCCCCGGTCATGAGGTGGTCGGTACGATCGCCGCTCTTGGTGCTAAAGTCAAAGAGTTAAAATTAGGGCAAAGAGTCGGTCTTGGTTGGTTTTCCCGTTCCTGTTCCATCTGTGAAACCTGTATGTCAGGGGATCAAAACCTTTGTGCTACTGCTGAAGGAACTATCGTCGGTCGCCATGGTGGTTTTGCTGAAAGAGTCCGGGCCCATCATAGTTGGTTAGTTCCCTTACCGGACCAGTTAGATGCGGCCAAAGCTGGCCCGCTTTTTTGTGGTGGCATTACCGTCTTTAATCCGATTGTTCAATTTGATATTAAACCCACGGACCGAGTTGGTGTCATTGGTATTGGTGGATTGGGCCATATAGCCTTAAAATTCCTCAAAGCTTGGGGCTGCGAAGTAACCGCTTTTTCTAGCAGTCCCGACAAAGAAACAGAAGCAAAAGAACTAGGTGCGACTCATTTTATCAATTCCAGAGACCCCGAAGCCTTGCAATCGGTACAAAATTACTTCGATTTCATCATCTCTACCGTTAACGTTAATCTCGATTGGGGTCTTTATATCGCCTGTTTACGTCCCAAAGGTCGTCTGCACATTGTTGGGGCTGTTCTTGAACCCATGGCTACCTATGCTTTTCCCTTGATTATGGGTCAAAAATCGATTTCTGGCAGTCCTTTGGGTAGTCCCAGTACCATTAATAAAATGATCGAATTTGCCTCTCGCCATGGCATTGAACCGGTGACAGAAACCTATCCTATCTCCCAGGTGAATGAAGCCATGGAAAAATTGCGAACCGGACAACCTAAATATCGCCTCGTCTTGCAAATAAAATAA
- a CDS encoding Uma2 family endonuclease, with protein MTQPLTPPVIDWQEPPIPPEDLIFDDGEPLETHRHRKAMNVLIDSIEQAYQDREDFFVGGNMFIYFSRERVFNKDFRGPDFFVVLDIDGSYKRQGWVVWNENGRYPDVIVELMSESTAKIDLTTKKNLYERTFRCSQYFVYNPFDATSLQGWTLDPNQCYQEIIPDQRGWLWCQRLGLWLGVWMGSIQREEAPWLRFYDLDGNLILLPAELAEIERQNAEIERQRAQAAYQQAESERQRAERLAAQLRQLGINPDETP; from the coding sequence ATGACTCAACCCCTCACTCCTCCAGTTATCGATTGGCAAGAACCACCCATTCCCCCGGAAGACTTGATTTTTGATGATGGAGAACCTTTGGAAACGCACCGTCACCGCAAGGCCATGAATGTCTTAATCGATTCTATCGAACAAGCCTATCAGGATCGAGAAGACTTTTTTGTTGGCGGTAATATGTTTATTTACTTTAGCCGTGAGCGGGTTTTTAATAAAGATTTTCGTGGCCCCGATTTTTTCGTTGTCCTCGATATCGATGGTAGTTATAAACGACAAGGATGGGTGGTTTGGAACGAAAACGGACGTTATCCCGATGTGATCGTGGAATTAATGTCAGAAAGCACCGCAAAAATCGATTTAACTACCAAAAAAAACCTCTATGAGCGGACTTTTCGCTGTTCCCAATACTTCGTTTATAATCCCTTTGATGCCACTTCCCTGCAAGGTTGGACTTTAGACCCAAATCAATGCTATCAAGAAATTATTCCCGACCAGCGCGGTTGGTTATGGTGTCAACGTTTGGGATTATGGTTAGGAGTCTGGATGGGCAGCATCCAACGAGAAGAAGCCCCTTGGCTACGTTTTTATGACCTAGACGGCAATTTAATTCTCCTACCTGCGGAATTAGCCGAAATCGAACGTCAGAATGCTGAAATCGAACGTCAACGCGCCCAGGCAGCCTATCAACAGGCTGAAAGCGAACGTCAACGTGCGGAACGTTTAGCGGCGCAATTACGGCAATTAGGCATAAATCCCGATGAAACCCCGTAA